CCACCTGTAGCATTGGCCATATCATGAAGCGTATTTTTGCGGTTGTCACCAAATCCTGGGGCTTTCACGGCAACTACCTGGAGTCCAATCTTCAGTCTGAAAGACACTTTTGTTAATTtacaatttctttaaaaaatgtagataaGAAACTTTTACCTGTTAACAACAAGAGTGCTAAGAGCTTCGCCATCGATGTCTTCCGCAATAATGACTAGGGGTTTGCGGTGTTGATTGGCGAGTTCCAAAGCAGGAATGATGGATTGAATGGAAGAAATCTTCTTCTCACTCAACAAGACCAAGGCATCTTGATATTCTACTTTAGCGCCCTTTGCTGTGTTAATAAAGTAGGGTGAAATGTAACCACGGTCGAATTTCATGCCTTCGATGACTTCAAGTTCATCAATCAAAGTTTTTCCATCTTTGACAGTAATGACTCCCTCTCGTCCAACTTTGTTCATTGCTTGAGAAATCAGTTTACCAACTGATTCATCACCATTAGCAGAAATGGTAGCAACCTGAACGAAAGGAATTCCAGTTAAcatcaattcaaaaatgaattgtCTCATTAGTTACCTGAGCAATTTCTTCTGGAGTAGTAACCTGTTTGGACATGGCTTTCAAGTTTGCAATAACAGAATCAACAGCAAGCATGACACCACGACGAACTTCAACAGGATTGGCACCCTTTGTGATCTTTTCAAATCCTTCCTTAGCAATGGAGCGAGCCAAGACTGTGGCAGCAGTTGTTCCGTCACCAGCAGATTCATTTGTATTATTTGCTACGTCTTGAACTAACTTGGCCCCAATGTTTTGGAATTTGTCTTTCAGTTCGATACCCTTTGCTACAGTTACACCATCCTTAGTGATTTTAGGCGAGCCCCATGATTGTTCTAGAATAACATTACGTCCCTGTAAACAGAAGCAAAATATTGTGAGTGGTAGTCCGAATTGAAGTAcaaatcttatttttaaattaccttGGGACCCATGGTTACAGCAACTGCATCAGCAAGAACATCTACTCCCTGCAACATTAAGGCTCGTACGTCAGCTCCAAATCGAACATCTTTAGCATAATTTCTGTATGCTTGAGGAGCGATCTGGCGAAGAGCTGCTGTTCTCAGAAGACTTGGTAGTCGATACATCtctaaagtaataaaaaagttaCAGATCTGTTAGGTAACATCATGGATAACACGCTGCTATCGCTAGTTACTGGTAActtttaacagaaaaaaagacttAAATAATCCATATTTCAAGCCGGTAACACTGAGGAACTGATTATTGACATCtactaatttaaaaagatggtaATTAACGTCCAAAACTTACTTTTTAGGTGAATTAAACTTTAATGTAGCTGAGTAGTTTCCACGTGCAAAGCTTGCCGACGATAGTAAGACTGAATGTGAAACAGAAGACGAGCGTGCGCCTAgcctaaataaaaatgagcgcCTCGCGGAAACTTCGAGATCACCGATTCACCATATGATCATCCGTTTAAAGCGCAtgttgcaacaacaaaaataaaataatatttagtttaaaaatttttttttttttatggaagaAATAATCTATTTATGTGAACACAACATTAAATTTAGGTCGGTTAACCGCATTTATTCGTGAAAATAGAATGTGCCGTCGATGCGCATAGAAAAACCAGAGAAAAACCAGTTCCTTTGTTCTAGAACAATctgataaaagtaaaaaatatgcATCAATAATGCTAGTTTCAAGTACTTTTgtataaggaaaaaaatgtatcatAGTTGAattgacttttaaaaaattcaaaagcaaTTAAAACACAACCCATGAAGCAGTTTTGATTATCGAACATTGTTGGAACATTCTAGAACCACGTGGCTTATGTAAGCTTCCAGCAGACGCTCATCTTCTTTACTTCACGTTAACTTCGCCAGAGCTAGTCTTGCCGGTTGACGAGAAACACGTAGTTTTTACACTCATACATCAACAAAAATTACAATGGTAAATAGTTTTCAGTTGCCTGTTTTTACAGTTAATTTATTAATATTGTTTCTTTAGGCAGGCGCACTGAAACGATTTATCCCAATGTTCGATCGTGTTTTGATCGAAAGGGCCGAGGCCTTGACTAAAACACGAGGTGGAATTGTTATTCCCGAGAAGGCTCAACAAAAAGTTCTGAAAGGCACAGTCGTTGCAGTTGGACCAGGATCTCGAACAGATGTACGTTAAATTTGGATAGAAACCATTGTCAAATTgtctaatgattttttttttatcgtagaAAGGAGATTTAGTTCCCCTTGCTGTGAAGGTTGGTGATAATGTTTTGCTTCCTGAATACGGTGGCACTAAAGTTGAAATTGAAGACAAAGAATACCACCTATTCCGTGAGAGTGATTTGTTGGCCAAGATTGAACAATAATTGATATAAAACCTTTTCCCTGTTAAATTGAATGAATGGGAATATTTGGGCGTCAGATTTTGTATGGTAGTCATTATATCATGTGCAGTTTAGGAGAATAAAAAATCCACTTTTGTTATATTTCTTtgcatttcattatttctaaTCAAAGACAATTTCTGCCAGTCTATATTTATCTTGTTTTCATGGAACAACATAAAATATAACCCCGAGTTTGTTGTTACCATTTCTATAACagggaaaacatttcaataataTGATCCAG
Above is a genomic segment from Daphnia pulicaria isolate SC F1-1A chromosome 8, SC_F0-13Bv2, whole genome shotgun sequence containing:
- the LOC124311078 gene encoding heat shock protein 60A-like; this encodes MYRLPSLLRTAALRQIAPQAYRNYAKDVRFGADVRALMLQGVDVLADAVAVTMGPKGRNVILEQSWGSPKITKDGVTVAKGIELKDKFQNIGAKLVQDVANNTNESAGDGTTAATVLARSIAKEGFEKITKGANPVEVRRGVMLAVDSVIANLKAMSKQVTTPEEIAQVATISANGDESVGKLISQAMNKVGREGVITVKDGKTLIDELEVIEGMKFDRGYISPYFINTAKGAKVEYQDALVLLSEKKISSIQSIIPALELANQHRKPLVIIAEDIDGEALSTLVVNRLKIGLQVVAVKAPGFGDNRKNTLHDMANATGGLVFGDEANLVKLEDIQLHDFGQVGEVVVTKDDTLLLRGKGRKEDIAQRVTQIKDQIAETTSEYEKEKLQERLAKLASGVAVLKIGGSSEVEVNEKKDRVNDALCATRAAVEEGIVPGGGTALLRCIPLLDKLSYANEDQKVGIDIIRRALRMPCMTIAKNAGVDASVVVSKVMDSEASIGYDALRNEYVNMIERGIIDPTKVVRTSLTDAAGVASLLTTAECVVCEIPKEEKADGGMGGMGGMGGMGGMGGMGGMM
- the LOC124311532 gene encoding 10 kDa heat shock protein, mitochondrial-like codes for the protein MAGALKRFIPMFDRVLIERAEALTKTRGGIVIPEKAQQKVLKGTVVAVGPGSRTDKGDLVPLAVKVGDNVLLPEYGGTKVEIEDKEYHLFRESDLLAKIEQ